AATCTGGCGAGTCCGGCGAATCTGGAGAATCTGGAGAGTCCGGTGAGTCTGGCGAGTCCGGTGAGTCTGGAGAAGGTACTGCTGATGGAAATGACTTCATTGATGGTGGTTCTGGGAACGACACTATTTTGGGTGGAGATGGAGATGACACCCTAAAAGGCGGTTCTGGTGATGACTTCATCATTGGAGGGAATGGCATTGATGAAATCTACGGTGGTGCAGGGAACGACACCATTGTGGGTGGAATCTCTGGTGAAAGTAGCTCAGCCGGAGAGTCTGGAGAATCTGGAGAGTCCGGCGAATCCGGTGAGTCTGGAGAGTCTGAAGAGTCTGGTGAGTCTGGCGAATCGGGCGAATCGGGCGAGTCTGGTGAAGGCGGTGAAGTAGGCTTTGCTGACATCATTGATGCTGGGGCCGGTGATGATGTGATTGATGCTGGTGAAGGAGCTAATACCATCGATGGTGGTAGTGGCGATGACATTATTGACGCAGGTCATCAAGGTGATTTAGTCTTCGCAGGTACTGGCAATGACTTCGTCAACGGTGGTGAAGGTGGTGAAGATGGAGCTGACACAATTTCTGGTGGTCAAGGAGATGACACTGTTTTCGGTGGTCAAGACGATGATGTCATTCGTGGTGGTAGTGGTAATGATGTTCTGACAGGCGGAGAATCTGGCGAGTCTGGAGAGTCTGGAGAATCTGGAGAGTCTGGTGAATCTGGAGAGTCTGGTGAATCTGGAGAGTCTGGTGAATCTGGCGAGTCCGGTGAGTCTGGAGAAGGTACTGCTGATGGAAATGACTTCATTGATGGTGGTTCTGGGAACGACACTATTTCGGGTGGTGATGGAGATGACACCCTAAAAGGCGGTTCTGGTGATGACTTCATCATTGGAGGGAATGGCATTGATGAAATCTACGGTGGTGCAGGGAACGACACCATTGTGGGTGGAATACCTGGTGAAAGTAGCTCAGCCGGAGAATCTGGCGAATCTGGAGAATCTGGCGAATCTGGAGAATCTGGCGAATCGGGCGAGTCTGGAGAATCGGGCGAGTCTGGAGAATCTGGAGAAGGCGGTGAAGTAGGCTTTGCTGACATCATTGATGCTGGAGCCGGTGATGATGTGATTGATGCTGGTGAAGGGGCCAATACCATTTATGGCGGTAGTGGCAATGACATTATTGATGCAGGTCATCAAGGTGATTTGGTCTTCGCAGGCACTGGCAATGACTTCGTCAACGGTGGTGAAGGTGGCGAAGATGGAGCTGACACAATTTTTGGCGGTCGAGGAGATGACACCATTTTGGGTGGCATTGGAGACGACTCCCTGAATGGTGGTCGAGGCAGCGATATCCTCACAGGACAAGCAGGAGATGACATTTTGGTTGGTGGGCGTGGGCCTGACACCTTTGTTTTCGATACAGGTGATGCATTTGCGATTGAAGACCTAGGGACTGATACCATTATGGATTTCTCAGGCTCAGACAAGCTTGCACTGGGGCTTAGCACTTTTACAGCGTTAACTAGTGAAGCAGGAGCAGGCTTTAGTGTGGGTACTGAATTTGAGATTGTTGACAGCGATAGTGATGCTGCCTTAAGCGCTGCCATCATCGTTTATAGTTCTCAGTCTGGGAGCTTGTTCTATAACGAGAACGGTAATGCTGAAGGTCTCGGTTCTGGTGATGCGTTTGCCACTCTTAGTGGTACTCCATCTCTGTCCACAGACAACTTTGAACTGATATAAGCAACCTCTCATTTATGGGTGAGTTAACTCACTCAGTTTCTTCAGCACCTTTCCCTTGACGGAAAGGTGCTGAAGACTACTAAGACCTGTTGATAGCAAACGTTAAGTTAATGATGAAACCATCAGACATTATCCATGTCATTATTTCGGATTTATCAGATTTTTAGCGGATAATACTCCAATAAATGGGTTTATAATCCACTATCCGTCTTATTAATAGTTCTGTGGGCAGAATGCATGAACAAGAATTCTGACGAAACACAGTTGTTTTGGAATCGTGTTGCCGCCGACTGGGATAGGCAAGTGGGTGATGATGGGGATGGCAATCGCATCCTCAATTCCGACCCTGTTCTCTGGCAGTTTGCAGGCGATGTGTCTGGTGCCTCGATTCTCGACGCGGGTTGTGGAACGGGCTATCTTTCACGCAAACTGCATGAATGTGGTGCCCGTGTTGTGGGTATCGACTTTTCAGAAGAGATGCTCCGGATTGCCCGCTCGAAGGCGGCCCACATCGACTTCCGCATGGA
The Acaryochloris marina S15 genome window above contains:
- a CDS encoding calcium-binding protein, translating into MSTQNPAEIAEKLFEELVSSLNLENLIEGTSDDDILPGSFGDDIIVGLSGDDRILGRAGNDLLIGDKPPGESGESSESGESGESGESGESGESGEGTTNDFIDGGSGNDTILGGDGDDTLKGGSGDDFIIGGNGIDEIYGGAGNDTIVGGIPGESSSAGESGESGESGESGESGESGESGESGESGEIGFADIIDAGAGDDVIDAGEGANTIDGGSGDDIIDAGHQGDLVFAGSGNDFVNGGEGGEDGADTISGGQGDDTVFGGQDDDVIRGGSGNDVLTGGESGESGESGESGESGESGESGESGESGESGESGESGESGESGESGESGESGESGESGESGEGTADGNDFIDGGSGNDTILGGDGDDTLKGGSGDDFIIGGNGIDEIYGGAGNDTIVGGISGESSSAGESGESGESGESGESGESEESGESGESGESGESGEGGEVGFADIIDAGAGDDVIDAGEGANTIDGGSGDDIIDAGHQGDLVFAGTGNDFVNGGEGGEDGADTISGGQGDDTVFGGQDDDVIRGGSGNDVLTGGESGESGESGESGESGESGESGESGESGESGESGESGEGTADGNDFIDGGSGNDTISGGDGDDTLKGGSGDDFIIGGNGIDEIYGGAGNDTIVGGIPGESSSAGESGESGESGESGESGESGESGESGESGESGEGGEVGFADIIDAGAGDDVIDAGEGANTIYGGSGNDIIDAGHQGDLVFAGTGNDFVNGGEGGEDGADTIFGGRGDDTILGGIGDDSLNGGRGSDILTGQAGDDILVGGRGPDTFVFDTGDAFAIEDLGTDTIMDFSGSDKLALGLSTFTALTSEAGAGFSVGTEFEIVDSDSDAALSAAIIVYSSQSGSLFYNENGNAEGLGSGDAFATLSGTPSLSTDNFELI